CACTCAGATCAAACGCTATGGCCATGAGGATGTCATGGAACTCAATTCCGAGGATTCGTCAAATGAAAACAGCGATGAAGAGGGAGGAATAGGTAAGGGAACGGGATTTCTTCTCCCCCAAACTGGTGTCTAATGTGTTTACTCCTTTCCAGGTCTACGTTCGCGACGCCGCAAGGAGAAGCGTGATCGCGCCAGAGAGAAACGAGAGAAGGGACATGAGGAGTACATACCACGGGAGCGTGATGCCTTGGCTGCCCTCGGCTTGGAGGAGATTCAGTATGGCAATTGGGCCAAATCTGAGTGCTTCAAGGTGGAAAAGGGTCTGCTTTCCTTTGGGTAAGTCCAAACTAGAACGAGAAAAGAACTTCGACGAGTGTGGCTTGGCTGGGGTTCTGGCATAAAAGAATCAATCAaaggatatttatttatgttttaaaaaTCAGAGACGCGCATACGTCGGCGCATTAGATTGTTGAGCTTCATGTTTAGGATGTAGATCTTGCGTTGGAGcatcttctcctccttctcgaGTACGAGTGCCTCCTCCTTGCGTTCGATATACTCGCTGACACTGGGCGCCTCATactcctgcagctgggcgcGCAACTCGTCGAGGGTCACCGAGTCCTTGTCGTTGTGCAGCTCAACGATGGCCACTTCCTTTTCCAGCTTGGAAATGGCACGAGCCACCTCCTCGGTGCGATTGTGTACCGTACGCATCTCGGACTCTAGGTTCATCATGGCCTGCTTCTCCTCGGTCATGGCCAGTGAGGTCTTGCCCGTGACGCCCTTCAGTCCCGCCATGTGAATGttcttctcctccagctgATTGATTAGCTCCGTGCGCTTGATGATCAGCTTCTCAAAGTCGACGGCCGTGAGGATTCCACTTAGATCCGACTTGGTGATGAGATCAGCACGATGCTGCTGGCACGTCTCCTGCAGCGAGACAATCGTTAGCTTCATGGTGCCGAGCAGTGCGCGGGCATTCTTGAACCAATTGCTGGTGAATTTGCGCAGTTTTCGTTCGATTTGTCGCTCTGTGGCCGACTCCAGGAAGGCCACATCGTTCTCGTCGCGCAGAAAGTGCAACATGAAGTTGTTCTCCGTCTCCATGGTCTCCTCGCTGCGTGCACGCAGCTCTTCGATCTTGGCACGCAGCTGCTTCACCTCCAGCATGGCTGCGGAAGACACATTGGAGTTGCATTTAAAGGAAAAGATTATCAGTTTTACCATTCCTTTCGATGTCCACCACACGCTTCTCCACTTCGGCAGCCCTTTTCTCGGCCATCTCTGCCTTGGCCTTGAAGTTCAGTTTGTATTCCGTGCCGCGACGCCTGTCGGTTGCAGTGGGCGACAAGGACGCCAGATGAGACGTGGAGAGGGGTATGGAACGCTTGGAGCTCGACTGCCGGCTGCTCATTCGCTGACTGCCATGGAACGAGGCACGCTGCTTGTTCTGGAAACGTTTCAGTATCGAAGTGCGACGCTGTCGCAGTCCAATCAATAGCTTTGGATCATTCTTCTCCAGGAACTCGACCATAATGTAATTCTCCAGCTTCATGGTGGCCACATCGTTGTGTATTTGCTCGATGGTCCGCAGCATGTCCATGGCATCGAAGGTGGCCAACCGCGAGTCACGCTCCTCGGGCGTATATTTGCGATATTCCTCCaaataatatttgtacataatgGCCGAAATGTCCAAGTCCTGCGGCGGCACAAACTCCTGGTGTAGCGCTGCCTTGCTGAGATGCGACTTAAGATCGGACTTGCGGCTCATCGACACATCCGTCTTCAAACTGTGCGGCGTGGTACTCATCTTGGGTGTTGTTCGGTCTACTTAATAATAGTGCAGAAATATATAGATTaagatttaaatttttttgaTGTATTCAGAAAGTTGTGCAGGAAAATAATGGATAACTAGATTAGTAAGGggaaatattttgatataaGAACAATATGATAGATGGATGATTTATAGACTGAAGAATCCCAGCTTTACCGACAGAACTTTCATCATTTATTTAAGCTGAAATACTAATTTCGTATGCGTTCTTTTTTGCAGTTGGGGCCGCTGGTCAGAGCTCCTGGAATTGGGTTCATTCAAGCGCGGCTGGCGTGACATTGATGTTGAGGATTGTGCACGCATAATTGTAAGTATTACAAACCACAAACAGTTTAATCACTTAAGGACTTTATGGACTGCCTCTTAATGATGACCAAGCTATGCTAATATTGAGAGAACTTTAGGTTTTCGCTGAGTAAAAACACAACTTCTCAACCTGCTGAAAGAAACCAAACCATCGAAACTTATAATAAACCAAGAACATCACAAGTCTAACCTCTACTCTTCCATTCCACTTGCAGCTCCTCTACTGCCTGCAGGTGTACAAGGGCGACGAGAAGATCAAGACATTCATTTGGGATCTCATAACGCCCACGGAGGATGGTGAGGTGCAGAAGATCAGCAGGGATCATAGTGGCCTACACAATTTGGTGCCACGAGGTAGGAATGCCAAAGGTATGGTCAAATATACATTCACGCACACTCCCCAACTGCTGCACGGACGCCTAGAGTTATCCACGAACAAAACAACGCATCAAATAattgtacaaaaacaaatcctACACACCTCTATAAATGTATATCTTCCATATATAACTTTGGACTCTTTGGACTACCTAATTATATTGGTTAAACCTTCGCAAAGTCTACTTCTATAAAATCTAAAGAATTTAATACAAGTCCGAAAGGTATCCTCCATTTTTGTGTAGTGATGTTTTGGGTCTGTGTACTACTGCCCCCCTTCTGCTTCCTGGCCCTCCTCTGGTGCCCTCCTATTGTATAACTCTCACTTCAAATCAAATTCTCTTGACTCGGACCACGACTTACTTTGAGTATTTTTACTCTCAACGACTCGACCGACCATTGACGAACCAaggaaaaaagtgtgtgtatattttgttgccatGCAATtactatatttaaatattgtacataaatatattcatcaactaatatttaaacacataatattgtaaaatattcatattaatttatattgtaaAAAACTTCTCATTgcttattgatttatttttgcatatttgattaGAAAATGTAATAGGAAATGCTAAGTATacttaatataattttgagGGCTGTTAGGAACGTATAGGATCGACTTTTCGACTGTagttttcaattcaatttaaattcaatcaTTAGGCTGATGTCCTTAAAGTTGTAGAAGATTCataaaataaccaaaaagcATTCTCAGGAATGATACATCACAGCTATACTTTTTTTTGAGGTACTCTCTACAAGATTATTCGTTTTCCGAAAGCAAAGGCTcccatttacatatataatagATCAATCTTTGATAAAATAACAGTAAGGGAAACTCAAAACAATTATCCATAATCTGTTGTTGCATTACATAAGGTAatgcttttagttttctgaAGAAATAATCTTAAATTACAACCCAAAATCATCAACAAACGTTGATAAATGTCAATTAACGTCACTGCTATGAGGCCACTATGGAAATTGCAACCCATTTAAAGTGTTTTGGCTAGTATTTTGTAATGAAAATTAGAAACCTAACTTCGTTTAATAGAAGATGGCCAAAATCCAttgtaaatattcattaaaatgCGTTGCATTTGTAACCAATTTTGAAGTGATCGAAGATCAAGTAGAACTGCAAACTTATTCGCATTCATTAAACGCACAACAATCGAGCTGCCTTCAGTCGAATGCAAAACGATTGAGGACAGCTCGAAGGAGTCGAAGAAAATCCGCTAACACCATCCATACAAATGCTTGCCTTACAGGACGCAATGGTGGAAAGTCGAATAAGGAAACTGGCAGCTCAACCCCGGCACCGGGCACTGCGTCGGGCAGCAATAGTGGCAACACAACCCCAGCCCACAAGTCGAGTGCGCTGGAAGGAAGTGGAGACAAGGATGGACTTGGCGGTGGAGGAGTCAGTGCCAGTGCTGTGGCCGCAGCGGTTGCCACGCCCATGAGCATCCATGATCCGAATCACTGGAGCAAGAAGGAGAAGTACGATGCGGATGCATACCTCGAGGGCGCCTACAAGAAGCATTTGGGCAGACACGCCAATAAGTGAGTCACGTGTGGAATCGAATTTGTGCAGTTAACACCACTCCCCCCgttcggagcagcaggaacagcctTTTACTAACACTCTCTATCCATACTCTTCTCCCTTCTCTTTCGCCtctccttctcgttttgtgtttCGTTTATTGAATGTTCTTTTTCACAGGGTTTTGCTGCGCGTGCGAATGCTCTACTACATACAGCACGAGGTGATTGGTGAATTTGTTCAGCAGATCAAGGACAACACTCCGATCAGGTAGGAATGGTGCTTTAATCGAAACTCGCTCTCCTCTCAGCTTTCATCATACatcttgtttgttgttgattgattgattgattgactgactgattgCTGGAGCGTGTTacataattaattcattttttattgaatcttttattatttgtatttgtatagaGAATTTCTTTTTCTATTTATATACTAAAAATGCCAATTTGTCAATTGTTTTGATTATTAAATGTGTTGTAAATTAGTTTGCTTGAACTTTTTGAACAGCTGAAAAGAACTCTTATGGAATCCGTAATGgttcctgcagctgcactaAAGTTCCAGCGAATTACAGCTCTGACTATTGCTCCAACttaagctctctctctctccatagTTCTCTATTTAACTgtaatttctctctctctctgtcaatGTATTGTTCgatcgctcgctctcgcttgTCCAttaatgccaaacaaattaactgcaaacattcacacacaactctacatacatacaaacatgcTTATATGTATTTCTCATGTCTAACACACATTCCTTTTATGTACAGTACTAATTGGTTATGTGAGAAATCTGCCTAAATCCTAATGAAAATATTCAGcaatctgtttttttttcgatatTCCCTTTCGATAACCGATTAAATATTAATCTAAAATATCCTATTTTGCGATAAACTTTTTCACGTTTCACATAACCTTTTATATCTACTGTACACGCATAAATACAACACTTTCAAACACATTTTGCCAACTTATCTTTGGCGCACATTCGTCGTTCACTTCTACCTAtcgctgtgtgttttttgtgtgtatttttgtattgcttGTCAACTCGAATTTGTTTAACCAaccgaaaaatatttaattgatttcattaTGAATATCTGTACAAACCCCGTACGGTACTACCGACAAAACTGCAGCAGTACgaaagccaagcagcagctggcactCCATATGGAAAGGTAATGTCCCCCGAAACCGCCATACATCGATCGCCCatcgttcgctctctcgcacgcacgcacgcatCGCAACACGCTCGCTATTTCGCTCGCTCCTCCATCCAAGCAGGCGAATAGGGATATCCACGCTACTACTcccactctgtctctctttctcataTACTCCTCGTACAGTCGTGCAGTCGTCCTCAtctgcaaagaaaaatcaaaagaaaaaatttaacaaaattaaatttttacattttataaaaataattaaatttgtatattttttgtacttgaaacaaaattccaaattccacaaaaatggcaaaaccaaaaacgaagtATAAGAAAACGTTGAAGAATTAAGGATAAGCATTTTGAGTTATGCTTTCGTATTGAATTTCTCTCGCATTTTGTAGTGGTAAAAATCTGTAGTGCAAATTGGCTATtaacaatattattattttttattacattctgttttatttttttttttatattttatcattttttctttacttttttgattttattttgttttatttatcatacaaacaaacaaaaaattatttaacttgaaaaaattgaaaacttgtACTAAAAAACTGCATTTCTTTTTGCGCATTTCTCAAATCTTacgctctccctccctccactGTCGTATCGTATCAAAAACACATTTGAATCGAAACGTTTATCGAACGCAATCGAATGTCTATCGAACACGAACGAATGAATCATGTAGCGAGCTCCCCATTCGCCCGCCGCCAACGCCAGATCAAGTGCCATCCTCATGGTGGAATCCCATTTGTTGTGATAAGAGTCTATTGGTCGGAACCTACAAGCATGGCTGTGAAATGTATCGTCAAATGCGCGCCGATCCCAATCTGTGCTTTGTCACCCATGTGGGCGCTGGTGCCGGTGACGACTTGGCCGTCACGAATTTGCCGATGTAAGTGCtcatgaaaaacaaaaaattgaaacaaaagtAGTTAGCATAGCCATAAATACCCTCCATAAATACCATTAAGTAATCCCCTCCCGCATAAGCCACATACTATACTAAAACTAGAGATAATCCAATACCCCCCATACTACATGCTCAGACTCTGACCAGATGTCAACGAGAAGGATAAGGATGCAAAGAAAATGCTTAAGTCATTCGTTACCATTTGCACAATtaccactcacacacacacaagcataaatcattcaaaatacatttctttaaaTGCGTAAATTAAAATAGGAACCCATTTGcgataaataattataaaaagtgtaaaaaaacGTTAAAGTCTGATCATCAGCGTTCACAAAAGCTTTCAAAACTGTTCGAAATCGTTGCGCAGGAAAGATTTTGATAGCTGTATTCGATTGTCTTAGAACTCAGAAGAAATTAAAGCATAGCATGGTCCCACTTAACATGCTCTTTCCATCCTCCTGGTCACTCTCACGTGCACACACATTGAAGCATTGTCGCATTGTCGCATTGAAGCCAGCCATTGCCATTCACTGAATGTGTGgagtgtgctgtgtgtgagtgtctctTGAATTTTCTCTCAGTTCTTAAGCAAATCTTTATGTGGCATGTGCCCTCCGACCCAAAAGCAAAGTCtcttatatatttatgtacatacacctGTGTTCAATCATTTAAATCTTTGATTAATCTCTTGTGTGATTTCTTGAACAGAATCGAAGACGATGCAAATTCGAAGCACGATGACGGCGACGAGGTGGACGATGATGGGACGACAACGACCAAAGATTCGGACTCCACAAAGTTGACGGGCGGCGACAACAAGGACTCGCTCGATCCGGAGCGTCCCAGTTCGTCGGGTAagaccatcagcagcagtagcagcagcggcgatgGAAACGGCACGGAAGCGGCCaccaaagctaaagctaaagcgAATGCTAATGCCAGCAGCGACCTGGAATCGTCGTCGTCTGGCCCGACTGAGGGCAATGGCAGCGCCGTCGAGGCGATCGCCGATCCGCAGCCAGCTGAAGCACTCCCAGAATCGGCAGACCAAGATCAAGAAACGAAAAGCACTAAAGATAAGGCTAAGAGCGAGGTGCCATCCGGTGAGGCAGTCGGAGCTTCCAGCTCCACCACGGGCGGCAacacatcctcctcctcctcgacacCTGAAGCTGACTCCAGTTCGGTGGAGGCAGGAGGAGATGCTGCTGCGAGTGGGGTGGAAGCGATGATTGTCGACTCTGGAGAGGTGACCAGCGCATTGGACactgaaatggaaacaaagacaaagaaccaaaagaaaatcaatggCGAGGAGGCTTCtacgacagctgctgctggaggcgccGCCGAggatgccgctgccattgctcTGGCCGATGCTGCCAGCTCACCCGAATCATGCACTAACGCTACCACAAatatcaccaccaccaccaccactactactactactacttcCATAACCAATCCAtccaacaccaccaccacaaccacaaccacctCGGCGTCTGCAGCGGCGACGGCCAATTCAAACACCGAAAATGCTAACTCCAACTCAAATTTAGGcctggacgaggaggagagtGTCGCTGGTAGTTATCCACCGACAGTGGCCGCTGTCGAAGATGCCACCACCATGTGGCCATCGATGCAGGATCTTAATACGCGCCTCCGGCGCGTCATCACCGCTTACCAGCGCAACTACAAGAAGGAAGagctcaagcagcagcaaaaggccAAGGTTAGTCCCAGCAAAATATTACTCCCTCAATCACAACCAAAACCCCACCATCTGTACCACCAAACACCAATCTTCATTTATATTCACGCAACTCACGATTATTTTGTCACCTCTCTGTCTTCCAATTATTCAACGAAACTTGGTTTCTAACCAAGGCAGAAATGTTATTCAAAAACCATTTTGTGTTTGGCTCTGAGGCTAaaaaaatttgtgtgtggattaACTGTATAATATTTGGCTtttaatgtatattttatacaataCAGTGCGTTTTGGAGGCATTAGTTGTTCGATAAAAGGGTTTAATTCAACCCTTCAACATGTTTAACGATTAATCATCTAATTCTATCGAAGATATCTAACGCAATCAAATTTAGCGGAAAAGCTCGATCGCTTTAAGATATTTGAGCGTTGACtctattgaaatttaaataactCTTAAACGGAATCTTTTCGAATTctttaaaagtgttttaagAACCTAAAAATGATTTCCCACATGATCATTCTTGCCTACAAATTTCCTCACCTAACACACATTCAGAACACCTTTTAGTCCACTTTTCacttgattttttgtttgttttttcacccGTTactatttgtttaatcattaAAATTGTCGTAGTGTCCAGTGTTGAAATGTACGTAGTTTTGTTGCTTAGCTGTTGGCCCGTAGCTTAGTTTTTGCGAACTGTACACCGTAGTTTAAAAGtagaacagaacggaacagaaGAGAACAGACGAAAGACAGACGAGACTTGCACGAGACAGAAGACTGAAAGACCCAAATCGAGAACCAACAACCGAGAACCGAATCCGTAATCCCAAAACTAAAGAATTGAAACAGCCAACAGCTGATTAACAAAACTATGTACCAGCTGGAAGATGCATCTATCCTGAAGGATGCATCAATCAGTCCATTGCCTTATCAGACATCAATTCATTgcccaaaccaaacaaaaaacccccCAGCATATCATCCAGAATTCTCTGATTTCTCATCCATCTCTCCCTCATCTGTGACTCTCATgattcttgttcttgttgttaaTTGAGTTCTTACCACAAAAACCccaacctctctctctctctctctccctctctgtgtctgtccctTTGCCCCACAGCTACAGGCATTGGTCTCGTCAACGCCACCGCTATCGGTGCCCACAACGCCTACCCTTCAGtccatgcaaatgcaaatgcagggCGGTAGTAGCAACACCGGCTCCTCCGTCGGTGGCACCAATTCGAGTGGCATGGGCAGTGGGTCGAACAgccagctgcaacagcaactcgATCCGAGTGGACGCAGCCTTCAGGCACTGATGCAATCGCAGGGCGCCAGCAcatcggcagcggcggccgctgcagcagccgcagccgctggcGGCTCAGCGGGCGGATCGGGGTCGACGGGCGGCGGCCACGGAATGGGACAGCAGAGCGGCGGATCGTCGGTGCCGGCGATGCCCACCGCCGCCGATATCAGCCTAATGTTGAGCATCCTCAACACCACCGACGTCAGCCAGTTGGCCAATTTGGATATCAATAAGCTGGCCATGTACCTCGTCAGCATGAACAATGTACGCTAGTGATGAGTACCACACATTATACTATATTTATTATACACAATATAACCCCGACATTCATTCAATCCACCCCCTTTGCCCAGCCAATCAACCCCCTACTCACCCACTTAATTGACCGAAAACACTCCCTCTCTGATACTCTTTCGAGGGGTGTAATGGACCATGAACAGTCCTTTAACCTTCCCTTCCCCGCCCCCATTGGAAGACTGTAACCCACACACTGACACGAAACCAAACATCACGTCACGCCACACAACAAATGCCGTTCTTCCTATCTAACATAACCCAAAACACCACTTGTACAAATTGAATACTAACCTGCATGAATCATCGAAATAAGTAAACATCTACCAACAACTAAGGGTATAACTATGATCGGTAACTAACATGATTACTTtcacatatatacatataattttCTATTGATTATAGTCGATATTTCTATCGAGAAATGTCTATAAATACTTACTATGGGCTAGTATTTGGTAGGATACTGGATATATTTGGAAGGAAAGATGTCTTAGTATTCCATAAATTACAATCCTTTATCGAATCATTGAACGATTTATCAACGATCGTCACAATTAGATTGTCGCCTCAGAACTTTTTGGGCTTGAACTCCATAGTGGGTAATTGGGAAAATGGACATCTTGAAAGTGGCATCGAAattcaaaaattaatcaattaatcGAAgtacaattatttttataattaatttccaattgTTTGCAATCCGTTCTCTGACTTACCATTTTCAAAGCTTAAGAACCCATAGTTTATGTTGAACAGAAGTGGCGCTCAATTCCCTATTTTGCAActatcccaaaaaaaagcgcATCATTGTTACTAGAAATTTCAAATCAGCGTTGCAAATTAGTCGATAACTCGATTCAtcaaattgtaattatttttgcttcCCTTTCGATACACAAACCCACCCAACCCATACTTGAGAATATCGACAAATCTTTTTAGTGGAAAACGAATGCTGGGAGCCATGTCGAAAAGCCAAcccaacaaaagaaaaggttGAAATCTGactaaataaaaagtaaatttgACAACCGCCCATCCCCACCCATCAACACCAACTCCTCTGAGGTGTAATGTGGTGAAGTGAGGTGTGGGTGGGCGCTGCCGGCGGTCTGTCACCTCCGTCTATGAGTGCCTCTCTGTTTCGTTGTGTTCGTGTCTCTTGCCGAATGTACAAACAAAAGTGAACGATGACAAGAACCGAAGTCTCGACTAACTTCGGTAGAAAGGCCACAAAAAGCAGAGGTAGAGcaaaagcagccacagagggagagcgcaAATACACTTatgcttaatttatgcaaaataaaagaaatacatacactCGAAACTTGAACCCGAAATGGTGCACACGACCGTTGCTCAGATTATGCTCGGAAGTCAGTCGCTTCTCTCCCTTAACACCCCGCCCCAC
The sequence above is a segment of the Drosophila subobscura isolate 14011-0131.10 chromosome U, UCBerk_Dsub_1.0, whole genome shotgun sequence genome. Coding sequences within it:
- the LOC117902009 gene encoding uncharacterized protein LOC117902009, translated to MSTTPHSLKTDVSMSRKSDLKSHLSKAALHQEFVPPQDLDISAIMYKYYLEEYRKYTPEERDSRLATFDAMDMLRTIEQIHNDVATMKLENYIMVEFLEKNDPKLLIGLRQRRTSILKRFQNKQRASFHGSQRMSSRQSSSKRSIPLSTSHLASLSPTATDRRRGTEYKLNFKAKAEMAEKRAAEVEKRVVDIERNAMLEVKQLRAKIEELRARSEETMETENNFMLHFLRDENDVAFLESATERQIERKLRKFTSNWFKNARALLGTMKLTIVSLQETCQQHRADLITKSDLSGILTAVDFEKLIIKRTELINQLEEKNIHMAGLKGVTGKTSLAMTEEKQAMMNLESEMRTVHNRTEEVARAISKLEKEVAIVELHNDKDSVTLDELRAQLQEYEAPSVSEYIERKEEALVLEKEEKMLQRKIYILNMKLNNLMRRRMRVSDF